In Fluviicola taffensis DSM 16823, the following are encoded in one genomic region:
- a CDS encoding transketolase, with protein MEIQQLQAIATQVRRDIVRMVSGVNSGHPGGSLGCTDFLTVLYFEFMKHNPDHFSMDGKDEDLFFLSNGHISPVWYSVLARAGYFPIEELGTFRKLNARLQGHPSVDKKIPGVRMASGSLGQGLSNGIGAALTKKLNNDDRLIYTLHGDGELQEGQIWEAALYAAANKVDNLIATVDYNGRQIDGDVDDVLSLGDLKGKWQAFGWEVLEMDGHNYSDLIETLNKAKNMTGNGKPIIIIMKTEMGQGVDYMVGSHKWHGVAPNAEQLQLALDQLEETLGDY; from the coding sequence ATGGAAATTCAACAATTACAAGCAATTGCAACACAGGTAAGAAGAGACATCGTTCGTATGGTTTCTGGTGTAAATTCAGGTCATCCTGGAGGTTCGTTAGGTTGTACTGACTTTTTAACAGTGCTTTACTTCGAATTCATGAAACACAATCCAGATCATTTTTCGATGGATGGAAAAGATGAAGATTTGTTTTTCCTTTCAAACGGGCATATTTCACCTGTTTGGTACTCTGTTTTGGCAAGAGCAGGTTATTTTCCAATTGAAGAATTAGGAACTTTCCGTAAATTAAATGCACGGCTTCAAGGCCATCCAAGTGTCGATAAAAAAATCCCTGGTGTTCGAATGGCATCTGGTTCTTTGGGGCAAGGACTTTCAAACGGAATTGGAGCTGCACTAACTAAAAAATTGAATAACGACGATCGTTTAATCTATACGCTTCACGGCGATGGAGAATTACAAGAAGGTCAAATCTGGGAAGCAGCATTATATGCAGCCGCAAATAAAGTAGATAATTTGATTGCAACGGTTGATTACAACGGTCGTCAAATTGATGGTGATGTGGATGATGTACTTTCTTTGGGTGACTTAAAAGGAAAATGGCAAGCTTTTGGTTGGGAGGTTCTGGAAATGGATGGTCACAACTATTCAGATTTGATTGAAACATTGAATAAAGCGAAAAACATGACAGGTAACGGAAAGCCAATTATCATTATTATGAAAACTGAAATGGGTCAAGGAGTTGATTATATGGTAGGTTCTCACAAATGGCATGGTGTTGCTCCAAATGCGGAACAATTGCAACTTGCTTTAGACCAATTAGAAGAAACTTTAGGAGATTATTAA